The Erythrobacter sp. SDW2 region CTGGACCTGGACGGGCTCGGCCCCCTTGGCGAGCAGGTGGTCGTAGGCCTTGCGCGCATCGCGCACGCGGAATGCCATGCCGCAGGCCGAAGGGCCGTGCTCGCGGGCGAAGTACCAGGCGGCACTGCGCGGTTCGTAATTGGCGATCAGGTTGATCCCGCCCTGGCGCCACAGATGGACATCCTTCGAACGATGAGTTGCGACATGGGTGAAGCCCATCGCTTCGAATACGGGCTCCAGCTGGCCTTTCTCAGGCGCGCAAAACTCGACGAACTCGAATCCGTCGAGGCCGGCGGGGTTATCGAAGAGGTCTGCCATGCGTGCTCCTGAGGTCTGGGATGGGGAAAACTGGTTTCAAACGAAACTATATCGCAGATGCCCCGGGAATGCAAGGGCAAGGGTGCAATCAGGGCTGTTCACAAATAATGCTCGCCCCATCGCAGCCTGCTGGCGAATCGGGGCATGTTGGTGCACGGTTCGACTCGTGCCAGAATCGTTTCGTCGCAATTTCGGAAAGACGGCTTGATGCTGCGATTCAAAGCTGATTCAGTCGTCTTCATGACGCGCGAGGGACACCGCATCAAAATGCCCAGGGAGCAGCTGACCCAGGGGCTGGCGCTTGTCGCCTTGCTGCTCATGGCCGGTATGGCTCTGTTCGGGCCCAGCGGCCTGCTGGCCTGGAGCGAACAATCCCAACTGCTGGAGCAGCGCAAGGCGCAAATTGCCCAGCTCACCGATGAGCGCAACCGCCTGCAACAGGACGTGGACGCGCTCGATCCGGAGAATGTCGATCCCGACTTTGCCGCGACGATCGTCCGCGAGCAGTTGAATGTCGTGCATCCCGACGAGCTGGTGCTCGAACTCGAGCCACAGAAATAATCCCTACGCATAGGTATTTCCGTAGCGTCCGGCGCGTGTGAGCGTTGCGCAGCGCGCGCGCTTGGTCTTATAGGCCGGGGCCATAACCCACCGGAAGGATTGCCCCTTGGCCAAAGCCAGCACCCGCAAGACGCCTGCGAAGAATCACGCTGTCCGCAGCGCCGCGCAGGACGAGGATTTTATCCTGCACAGCCTCCAGGAAGCGTTCGAGAAGAACAAGCGCTACGACGCCAGCGTCGAGGAGATGCTGCACTTCTACGAACAGATGTTGCTCATTCGCCGCTTCGAGGAACGCGCGGGCCAGCTTTACGGCCTCGGCCTGATCGGCGGCTTTTGTCACCTTTATATCGGGCAGGAAGCGGTCGCCATCGGCCTTCAGTCGGCACTCGACGGGGACAAGGACAGCGTCATCACCGGGTACCGCGACCATGGCCACATGCTCGCCTACGGCATCGATCCCAAGGTCATCATGGCCGAACTGACGGGCCGCGAAGCCGGCATTTCCAAGGGCAAGGGCGGCTCGATGCACATGTTCAGCACCGAGCATAAGTTCTACGGCGGCCACGGCATCGTCGGCGCGCAGGTCGCGCTCGGCGGCGGGCTGGCCTTCGCACACAAGTACAACGAGGACGGCGGTTTGTGCCTCGCCTATTTCGGCGACGGCGCGGCGAACCAGGGACAGGTCTACGAAACCTTCAACATGGCCGCGCTGTGGAACCTGCCGATCGTGTTCGTGGTCGAGGACAATCAGTACGCCATGGGCACTGCGTCGAAGCGCAGCTCGGCCGAAACCCGCTTCCACCGCCGCGGCACGGCCTTTCGGATCCCCGGCATGGAGGTGAACGGCATGGACGTACTCGAAGTGCGCGCCGCCGCCGAGGTCGCGTTCAAGCATGTGCGCGAAGGCAATGGTCCGGTGCTGATGGAGTGCAACACCTATCGCTACCGCGGGCACTCCATGTCGGACCCTGCCAAGTACCGCACCCGCGAGGAAGTGCAGGAACAGCGTGACCACCACGATCCGATCGAGGGCCTCAAGAAGATCCTGATCGAGAAGGGCAAGAGCGAGGACGATTTGAAGGCTATCGACAAGGCGATCCGGGCACAGGTCTCGGAGAGCGCGGACTTTGCCGAAAACTCGCCGGAACCCGCGCCGAGCGAACTCTACACCGATGTTCTGGTGGGGGAGTACTGAGCCATGGCGATCGAACTCAAGATGCCCGCGCTCTCGCCGACCATGGAGGAAGGCACGCTCGCCAAATGGCTCAAGCAGGAAGGTGACGAAATCGCCATCGGCGACATCATCGCCGAAATCGAGACCGACAAGGCGACGATGGAATTCGAAGCCGTCGATGACGGCGTGCTCGGCAAGATCCTCGTTCCCGAGGGCACCGAGAACGTGAAGGTCGGCACCGTCATCGCCATGCTGGGGGGGGAGGGCGAAGAGTCCGCCGCCCCTGCCGCCCCAAAGGTCGAAGACGTTGCAGGCGAGGGCAAGGATGTCGGCCGCGACGAGGCCGGCGGTGTGACGGCCCCGCAGAAGCCCGCGAGCAAGCCCAAGGCCGATCCCGAGATTCCCGCCGGCACCAACATGGCAACCGTCACCGTCCGCGAGGCGCTGCGCGATGCCATGGCCGAGGAAATGCGCCGCGACGAGCGCGTCTTCGTGATGGGCGAGGAAGTTGCCGAGTACCAGGGCGCCTACAAGGTCACCCAGGGGCTCCTCGACGAATTCGGGCCGAAGCGCGTGATCGACACGCCGATCACCGAATACGGCTTTGCCGGCATCGGCACCGGCGCGGCCATGGGCGGCCTGCGCCCGATCGTCGAGTTCATGACCTTCAATTTCGCCATGCAGGCGATCGACCACATCATCAACTCGGCGGCCAAGACGAATTACATGTCGGGTGGCCAGATGCGCTGCCCGATCGTGTTCCGCGGCCCCAACGGCGCGGCGTCACGCGTGGGCGCGCAGCACAGCCAGAACTATGGCCCGTGGTATGCCAGCGTGCCCGGCCTGATCGTGATCGCGCCTTTTGACGCCTCGGACGCCAAGGGGCTGCTCAAGGCGGCGATCCGCAGCGACGACCCGGTCGTCTTCCTCGAGAACGAGCTGGTCTATGGCCGCAGCTTCGAGCTGCCCGAACTCGACGACCACGTCCTGCCGATCGGCAAGGCGCGGATCATGCGCGAGGGTTCGGACGTTACCATCGTCAGCTATTCCATCGCGGTCGGTTGGGCGCTGGAGGCTGCTGAGAAGCTGGCCGAGGAAGGTATCGATGCCGAAGTCATCGACCTGCGCACCTTGCGTCCGCTCGACAAGGAAACGATCCTGGCTTCTCTCGCCAAAACCAACCGCCTGATCGTGGCGGAAGAAGGCTGGCCGACCTGCTCGATCGCTTCGGAAGTGATGGCGATCTGCATGGAGGACGGCTTCGACCACCTTGATGCGCCGGTGTTGCGCGTCACTGACGAGGATGTGCCGCTGCCCTATGCCGCCAATCTCGAAAAGTTGGCGCTGATCGACACCGCCCGCATCGTCGCGGCGGCGAAGAAGGTCTGTTACCGAGACTGACTGAGTAGAATTGAGAAAAGAGTAAATAGAAGTGTTGGCGGAAATAAAAACTTAGAACCACTGCGGAGTCGCTAAGTCAATCGTCGGCGTCCTCGTCCTCCCCTTCATCGTCATCATCAACTCCACCGCCACCGCTGCTGCCGGAACTGCCCGAACTGCTCGAACCGCCACCACTGCTGGTGCCGCTGCTGCCTGAAGTTCCTGGGTGGTCGCCCAACAGCGGACCGGAGGTGCCCCCTGGAGAGACTGCGCCTATGGGCTCCACAGGCGTGCTGTTCCCGTCGAAGTCATCGAATATGCTGCAATTCGCGGTAGGATCGGGCTTCAATGGATCCCGCTGGTAGAGTTCTGCGAGATCGCGATTGTCGCGCACGTTGAAGGCGGCATGGGCCGTGATCAGCCGATCGCTGACGAACATATCGCCAAACAGCGGTTGGTAGTTGTAAGCCACTTCGACGAACATGATGGCGTCTTCGGGCTCTGCAGTGACCTTGCTGCCGACCGGCCCCATACCTTCGAAGCTGCCGCTCAGACCGTCGCCTTCGACGCCATAGGTCGAAGCCCAGTTCAAGCGGCCTTTGCAGCGCTGCCAATGGATGTACTGCTGCTCCGGGTCGCTTTCCGGGACAACCTCGAGACTGCTGATGATCACCCTTCCGTTGGCGTAGAATTCCAGCGAGTCTGTTTCGAGATGAGAGCCATAGAGCAGGTCGTTGACGTCGCTCTCGTAGATCTTGCGCGTCTCGAGCGCAGAGATTTCGCCAACACGTGAAGCGTCGTCGGCGATCCGCAATGCCATCTGGTTTACCCGCATGTGGACGATCGAGAGCCAGGTCGTCTCGGCACCGTAAAGGCCGGCGACCATCAGCAACGGAGCAGCGAGAGCGAACTCGGTCATCGCCACGCCGCTGGTTGCGGCCATCACGTCTTTGGCGAAATGTGCAAACCGGCTCATATGCAGCTCTCTGTTTCCGGCGCAGCGTCACTATCGGCAAAGGGCTGGTTCCGCAGCAAAGTAGTTGCGGTGACGGAGAATCTGGGATCGAGCCCAATCAAGGCTGGAGCTGGGAACAGCCGGTCGTAACTTATCGTGACCTTGTATTCGACGACATCGCGCGCCCCGCCATTGCCGATAATGCCCCGATCGCTATCCCAGAGGCCGTTGCCGTTGACGTCCTCGAACGATTCCCCGTCGTTGCAGAACCCGTCGCCATTGACGTCGTCGTAATCTTCTGGGTTTCCGACGACCGAGAAACTGTCATAGGATTTGCGAGCGTAGCTGAGCTGCGCCGATGGCAGTAGATCCCTTACCCTCGTCGTCACCTCGCCGTCGAGCGAGCCGCTATCGGCGTCCTCGATCGTTGCCCCGCGCGCAGCGTCGGCCACGGCGCCGCGCAAGACGACCGACGTGTAGGCGTTGAAGGCGGCATCCATCGCCCCCAATACCGCGATCAGCAAGACTGGCGAAATCATCGCGAATTCGACGA contains the following coding sequences:
- the pdhA gene encoding pyruvate dehydrogenase (acetyl-transferring) E1 component subunit alpha, encoding MAKASTRKTPAKNHAVRSAAQDEDFILHSLQEAFEKNKRYDASVEEMLHFYEQMLLIRRFEERAGQLYGLGLIGGFCHLYIGQEAVAIGLQSALDGDKDSVITGYRDHGHMLAYGIDPKVIMAELTGREAGISKGKGGSMHMFSTEHKFYGGHGIVGAQVALGGGLAFAHKYNEDGGLCLAYFGDGAANQGQVYETFNMAALWNLPIVFVVEDNQYAMGTASKRSSAETRFHRRGTAFRIPGMEVNGMDVLEVRAAAEVAFKHVREGNGPVLMECNTYRYRGHSMSDPAKYRTREEVQEQRDHHDPIEGLKKILIEKGKSEDDLKAIDKAIRAQVSESADFAENSPEPAPSELYTDVLVGEY
- a CDS encoding TadE/TadG family type IV pilus assembly protein, which translates into the protein MSRFAHFAKDVMAATSGVAMTEFALAAPLLMVAGLYGAETTWLSIVHMRVNQMALRIADDASRVGEISALETRKIYESDVNDLLYGSHLETDSLEFYANGRVIISSLEVVPESDPEQQYIHWQRCKGRLNWASTYGVEGDGLSGSFEGMGPVGSKVTAEPEDAIMFVEVAYNYQPLFGDMFVSDRLITAHAAFNVRDNRDLAELYQRDPLKPDPTANCSIFDDFDGNSTPVEPIGAVSPGGTSGPLLGDHPGTSGSSGTSSGGGSSSSGSSGSSGGGGVDDDDEGEDEDADD
- a CDS encoding septum formation initiator family protein — its product is MLRFKADSVVFMTREGHRIKMPREQLTQGLALVALLLMAGMALFGPSGLLAWSEQSQLLEQRKAQIAQLTDERNRLQQDVDALDPENVDPDFAATIVREQLNVVHPDELVLELEPQK
- a CDS encoding TadE/TadG family type IV pilus assembly protein → MLRMVRSLRRNREGATFVEFAMISPVLLIAVLGAMDAAFNAYTSVVLRGAVADAARGATIEDADSGSLDGEVTTRVRDLLPSAQLSYARKSYDSFSVVGNPEDYDDVNGDGFCNDGESFEDVNGNGLWDSDRGIIGNGGARDVVEYKVTISYDRLFPAPALIGLDPRFSVTATTLLRNQPFADSDAAPETESCI
- a CDS encoding pyruvate dehydrogenase complex E1 component subunit beta, producing MAIELKMPALSPTMEEGTLAKWLKQEGDEIAIGDIIAEIETDKATMEFEAVDDGVLGKILVPEGTENVKVGTVIAMLGGEGEESAAPAAPKVEDVAGEGKDVGRDEAGGVTAPQKPASKPKADPEIPAGTNMATVTVREALRDAMAEEMRRDERVFVMGEEVAEYQGAYKVTQGLLDEFGPKRVIDTPITEYGFAGIGTGAAMGGLRPIVEFMTFNFAMQAIDHIINSAAKTNYMSGGQMRCPIVFRGPNGAASRVGAQHSQNYGPWYASVPGLIVIAPFDASDAKGLLKAAIRSDDPVVFLENELVYGRSFELPELDDHVLPIGKARIMREGSDVTIVSYSIAVGWALEAAEKLAEEGIDAEVIDLRTLRPLDKETILASLAKTNRLIVAEEGWPTCSIASEVMAICMEDGFDHLDAPVLRVTDEDVPLPYAANLEKLALIDTARIVAAAKKVCYRD